The bacterium genome segment TCTCTGAAAAGGACGAACCCCATCGGCGCCGCGGCATCATGGGGTAGCGGAAATGGCGTCACCTCCACGGTTCCCAGTGCAAACGGCTTCCCCGGTCTGAACAACTCCACGGTGGCGCCGGCAAGCAACGGACCCGCTGCCCGGACTGTCGGCTCGTTTGCCAGCACCACGGCTCCTGTTGCGCGTGATACTGCCGCCGCTCCTCTGGCGTGATCGTCGTGCTCGTGGGTCAGGAGGATCGCGTCCAGGCGCGGTACCCGGCCGTCTTCCCCGATCTCCCTCAGAACCGCTTCGGCGGTCAGCCCCGCGTCAATCAGGAAGCGCGTCGCCCCTGCCTCGACCAGGATCGCGTTGCCGGAGCTGCCGCTGCGCAGCACGCGCACGCGGAGCGGGCTCTGCCGCAGCGTCACGAGCGCAGTAGCTCCTCGGCCTCAGGCATCAGGAGCAGAGCACCCTCCTCTGCCAGACGGGCCGCAACCCGCAAGGCCTCGACCGTCTCCGCGACCGCGGCAAATCCGGATGCCGAGGGAACGGCTGCTGCGCGCGGGGGGTGGATTGTGACCGTCATCGCACCAGCTGCGTCGGGAATCCCAGCCATCTCGCGCGCCCGGCGCACCGCCAGGGGGAAGTCCCCCATCTCGTCCACGAGCCCCTGTTCCACCGCCTGGCGGCCGGTCCACACGCGGCCGCGGGCGATATCTTCGATCTCGGCCTCGCTCCTGGCGCGGCCCTGGGCCACCTTGCTCACGAAGCGCCGGTATACCGCCTGGATCTCGTGGCGGATCCGGTCGAGCTGCGTCGGGGTAAACGGCTGGAAGCCCGAGGGCATGGTGGCCGCCTCTCCCCGCGCCACGATCTCGCGGTTGAGCCCGAGCCTGCCAAAGAGACCCCGAACCGTCAGCTTGCCGTTGATAACGCCGATCGATCCGGTGACGGTCGCGGGCTGCGCGATGATCCGGCCGGCGCCGCAGGAAACGTAGTAGCCGCCTGAGCCGGCCACGTTGCCCATGAACGCGACCACGGGCTTCCTGACCTTGATGCGCTCAACCTCGCGCCAGATCAGATCGCTGGCCAGCGCGGATCCGCCGCGCGAGTCCACGTGGAAGACGACCGCGCGCACGCGCGGGTCGCGCTCCGCGGCCCTGAAAGCGCGGGCCACCGTCTCGGAGCCCGCGAATCTTCCTCCCACGAACGGCAGGGGAAGCGGCAGATCGCGGCTCTCGCCGGTAACGATCATGCCGATCAACTCAACGACACCGATCACCGCGGCGCGTGAGCGCCACTGATACGGCGTCGGCAGGCGCCTGCGGGCCTGCGCCCACGGCCGCAGCGCGGCCA includes the following:
- the sppA gene encoding signal peptide peptidase SppA; translation: MTWILDLIRNGLLFLFNALARLPGPPLDYVVVELTGSYPERNPTPRPLAQRMLMRPLQRPDESLEALRERLERIAGDARVRGIVLRVHGLRAGMATVQSLRAALDEFRGRGKRVVAYLQEADLPDYYLAAAADEIWMPEAGHWAVLGLRAEITFFREAFDRAGVLPEFERIAEYKTAYDPFMRSGLSEYHREVVESVLDSVMAVFVEDVAAARRLDPGAVRAAVDRAPLGAHDAWTDGLIDGICYEDELPARLGSPSRMAALRPWAQARRRLPTPYQWRSRAAVIGVVELIGMIVTGESRDLPLPLPFVGGRFAGSETVARAFRAAERDPRVRAVVFHVDSRGGSALASDLIWREVERIKVRKPVVAFMGNVAGSGGYYVSCGAGRIIAQPATVTGSIGVINGKLTVRGLFGRLGLNREIVARGEAATMPSGFQPFTPTQLDRIRHEIQAVYRRFVSKVAQGRARSEAEIEDIARGRVWTGRQAVEQGLVDEMGDFPLAVRRAREMAGIPDAAGAMTVTIHPPRAAAVPSASGFAAVAETVEALRVAARLAEEGALLLMPEAEELLRS
- a CDS encoding MBL fold metallo-hydrolase, yielding MTLRQSPLRVRVLRSGSSGNAILVEAGATRFLIDAGLTAEAVLREIGEDGRVPRLDAILLTHEHDDHARGAAAVSRATGAVVLANEPTVRAAGPLLAGATVELFRPGKPFALGTVEVTPFPLPHDAAAPMGFVLFRDGVRAVIATDLGEVTDELFARAHGADLFVLEANYDLGLMAVSSYPWFLKNRIVGAQGHLSNDGAARAAVAAADGRPQTVCLVHLSEANNLAPLARDTVRAALDAAGARGVRVEAVRPNRGGPWWSVPPAPGAR